The DNA region TGAAAAGCCCGCCCCATTATGGTATTATGGCATTCATGACGATCACGCTGACACCCGAACAAAAAAGATGGCTCGACGCGCAAGTTGCACGCGGCGAGTTCACCTCGATTGAGGACGCTGTACAGAAACTCGTCGGCGAGCGCATCGCCGAACGTCTGCTCGAGGAGGGTGACGACCTGGCGTGGGCCAAGCGCTACGTCGATGAAGCGCTTGCCGCTGTCGACCGTGGGGATGTCATCACGCTTGAGGAGCATAAGGCCCGGAACGCCGCCCGCCTTGCCGCCATGACGCGCTGATGGTGCAAGTTACGGTTGCTGCCACGGCCGATGCTGACACCGCCTCTATTCTCTCAGACCTTGAGACCAAGGCCGGTAAGGCCACTGCCGCCCGGTATAACTCTCTCTTTGAGAGCGTCTATGACAGGCTGGCCGACTATCCCGACAGTGGCCCATTGCGCCAGGCACTCGGGCCGAACATCCGTATCGGCATCGTGCCGCCCTACATTATCATCTACCGCCATGTGGCGGCCGACGACACCGTGACCATCCTCCGCATTGTCCACGGCCGCCGCGAGATCGCGAGCAGGCTGCTCGGTGACAGGTCATGATCCGCGGCCGCCCAATTCTCCGCTCAAACGCGATAGCCTGACGGCGTCCGACGTGCTTTGTTCAGCGCGCTATGGCGTCGCGCCATACGCGACCGACCGAGCGCCCCTGATCGCCAGCAGGATTGCACATCCGCGATATCCCGAATTGGCCTTCAAAACCCAGCGCGTAGAATCTCGGCGGCGAGCGTCCGGCCCGGCTCTCGGGTGACGCCCGGCCCCGCCAGTGCGAACTCGACTTCCGGCAGCTCGGGCAGATGGCGGGTTGCCGGCAATTCGCGCAAGCCCGGCTGCACCAGGCTCCTGGGCTGCACCATGACGCCGAGCCCGGCCCGCGCCGCCGCCAGGAGGCCGCTGAGGCTGGCGCAGCTGCAGGCGATCCGCCAGGGGCGGCCGGCCGCGGTCAGGCTGTCGATGGCGATCGAGCGCGTCAGGCTCGGCTGCGGAAAGACGACGAGCGGCACCGGCTGGTCGCGATAATCGATCGTCGCATCGCTGCCGAGCCAGACGAGCTGGTCGCGGCGCACGAAGACGCCGCGCTCCTCGCCGGGCATCCTCTTGATC from Rhizobiales bacterium GAS188 includes:
- a CDS encoding antitoxin ParD1/3/4, which gives rise to MTITLTPEQKRWLDAQVARGEFTSIEDAVQKLVGERIAERLLEEGDDLAWAKRYVDEALAAVDRGDVITLEEHKARNAARLAAMTR
- a CDS encoding Plasmid stabilization system protein ParE, which produces MVQVTVAATADADTASILSDLETKAGKATAARYNSLFESVYDRLADYPDSGPLRQALGPNIRIGIVPPYIIIYRHVAADDTVTILRIVHGRREIASRLLGDRS